The Vanessa atalanta chromosome 18, ilVanAtal1.2, whole genome shotgun sequence DNA window actAGCAGCTTGCCATGCTAGACATAAATGGCAGCCGAATAAATAAGCTTTTTTCTGCTCTGCAACATTTTTTCCCGCTAACAACACAGCACCTTCACAGCCTCGACCAAATAACGATCCTCCATTGTACATATTCCTTAGAGTCCATTCAGATATTGGTGAGCCAAGTATATCTGTTACACTTAAAGGTATTGTgtcacaattaattttaaagttatctaCATTTTTATTCACTGGCTCTCCAGGTAGAGGCATATTCTGACTATCCCTCGGCCCAAAAAACTCCCCCTCACTGATGTCTCGTAATGctgttgatattaaataagacaaGTCTTGGTTTCTCAAGCGCGCTAGCATACCATTTGCGGTAACAAGCAAGTAATCACCAATCAATATGGCAATTTTATTAGCAAACATTGATGTATCTCTCTTTTGGTCTTGCTCTTCAACAGGTATGTTTAATAAGCCTCTGTGTATGTAGTGGCCGGTGCGAATCATCTCTGTTAACTCGGCTAGCATTCGTTGGTGTTCTATAAGTGTGGTGGTTTGTATTGAGTGTGTGGAGGGGCTGATGGCTTTAGAGAGTAGTAGTATGATGAGGCCCCATGGTTGTAAGTTATTCTGCTCATTATATAGTACAGTTTTAGCTGTTTTCATGATTGGATGATTGCTGCCTACCTAaagatattatacataattagttTAGAttgtacaaatatacataaacatatacaaacaCCTTGAAAACAAGCAGACTTGAACCTTGTTCataacatttactttttttgtaaaaaaaaccttGATTTGCAAGAGGAAATAACCTTGACAAAAGGTtgcataatattacatataatatatttataaggctttattatttattatattctataaatattatttaaatacttctgtagataaaaaaaaaaaaaattttttttcattattttcgaCTTAGTATATtagtagattataaaaaaatcgttcgaagtatataataaaaagtctttcaataatatttgaGCACGTGTGTGTACGATTTCGCGTGTTATACTTGCAGTATAGTAGTccaattagataataataagatatatcatgataataaattacttactatTTTACGTAAGTGCATGGCTAAATTAGCGAATTCATCACTCAATAGCCATCTCAAGTTCATAAAGGATGTCGGATATCCAACAATTTTCTCAGCTTCTCTGATAATTTTACTCCACTGGGCCATTGGAGGTCGAAATACAAAATCCTCTTGGGTTAGGTTGGTCATGGTGCTCTCAACCCTTATTTGTTGTGATAATATAGCTGTTCGCCGTAAATGTCGAATCATAGCGTACGACatgtttatgttttgtattaaaaggttattttaaaCACAGTTCACGGCTAGTTTATGTTACGTTTTCacgttaaatgattaaaaaaacagtCTGCGCGCCTTACGTTCTCGTGATTATGTCAttctttattttgacatttcCTTGTTACGTTCCGAAACGCTACTTCGTTAATTTACAATCGTTAGGAAATTGGTATTTGatgattttaataacataatatccGCTTCGTTTTATTAGACttcaaaaactatatttataaattaatagtcaTTTTCTATTTTCTATAATCATAagaatgtaagaaataaaaatgaaattgtcaattttttttttatttatcgtttggTCACGATTTAGCAAGATAAAGACATGTATTTTGTTACTTTGATTCTAATAGTTCATAAACATTTGGTGTACCGTGTAACAATAAGGGTACTGTGTAGTATCTTTTAGATAAAGTGGCTAGCCTATACGCCTGTTGAccctgaggtcccgggtttgagCCTAATTggctccttttttatttttatttttgagccaggaatttactatttttatattatatataagatcaGTAACTTGTAGTTAGTAAATTGGTAGTGTTACGAGTGTGCTGCCGTGCTTTGGTAACAGAGTAtagttgataaatttatttcatttcaaaatacgtTTGATGTCTCTATGATCGTTTACAATCGGTGTCCATTTTTTCCAATCGAAATCCAAATTTTTGAGTACTATAATAGCGACTGGATAAATGCTTAGTGTTTTAACCACTTTAGCTGAAAACCGGCCAGaggatattatattgaaatcttATATGTTGATAAGTTTGCATGCAAACAGAAGCTTTAGAAGCTTTGTATTAATGTTTTGCGGTTTGATTGGCAAGGGACTCAgggtaattacaggtacaaggttATATCGTTGATTTCGTGGTTGACGTCGAGTTAGAGGGTAGCTATTAGAAGTGGCTTATGTTGCATGTGGATGTGTTCGTCCGCCTTTCTAAAACTTACCTATTGATAAAATCACTATGTTTTTTACCATTTAAGTATATGAAGCAGTTTTCTAGATATTTCACTTTTTTATCTTGTTATTGCGTTATGAAATTGCGTCAATACTTTAAAACGCTTtccaatagtataataatatataaaagatttattaaaataaaatgatataaatgaattatgtatattataattatacatctcAATttttaagggttttttttttaaattatgttaaatgtgctatcagtggtgaccactgcttcctatagacattggcgcagtaaaaaataataattattccttacattgtGCCACTTATCTTgagaactaaggtgttatgtcccttatgccacAGCCTGGCACACTCACTGTTCAACTGCAACACAATAacactattgctgtttggcagtagaatatctgacgagtgggtgatacctaccctaTATGGCTTGCGCAACGCCTTACCACCAggtggttgtgaccacttaccaggaGGCGTCAGCGGGCTCGTCAgctaacttatattataaaaaaagttaaagaatCAGGCATATgacatcaattataatataactaccgAAATATTTTTGCATCGAAATTTGATACATTTAGATAATTGTGATACGTCAGACAAAGATGAAGGCAACTTTTTATAGAAAGGCAGACTAAGGCaaagataacattttaacagaaaatattaaCGATTATCGGCCCATCCGTTATTGTAACTACTGTCAGAatattacctatattattttgtttatattactcTACAACAGGTTATTTctctttaattgaaaataaaagatcACTGAGTTTGTAAATACaaagtatctttatttatttaaagatccACAAACACGCGTgaccttttgtttttttttttatcgtaaagtGTGTAGATAGTATCTATTGAGGTGAATGTTTTGTTACCCGTTTTGAATAAGAAAGACAGGCGAAGGTATTTAGCGAGACAGCTTTGCTGcaattaggtattttataacAGATCTTATCTCCACCCCGTTTAAACGTATGCTAATAAAATACCGGGTACTGAACGTTAACGCTTCCACACCGGCCAATCACGTGTCTGCGcgcaataattcaaaaatagaaggGTCAAGAGGCCCCTGGCGAAGACGGTGGCTCGTCCatagcaattaaaaataaaaccgatGTGCAATTTGTAGCGGGTTATGGTGGCTCGTCCGCAAAACGGATAAAAAGTAACTTTGCATTTTGATCGGCGCTTTTCTGATTGAGTGAGGCCTGTGCGTTGTTCGAgggattaatttttaaatctttattttttgtgttatggCAATACAAGGCTTAGCTATTAATTGATTACTAAAAGTGgagcattttattatttaatgaataacaatttattttatgttcatttttCATTGGATGAAATATTATACAGcaaggtattatttttaaatacttctctcactcatattttaaatgttatagcgTATGTTTGTCAACTAGCTATGAACGACTTAACgaatactgataaaaaaatgtagttcctaaattttatatgagattGATCTTCCTTCTGGtgcttatttaaatgtttctaattaaattaggcTTACAATGGGTGAGCCGCAAATTGAATTAGACAAAGTGTTTTCAGAAAAAGTTAAGAAGAATTGCATATTACATTAGtcattaatagaatattaatttacatcgaACGCAGCGGATGTGTAACGActcggttttatataaatatataatattattaaatatcaacattttatttacgaacGACGACATTCGCGACTCCAGACCGAAATGAGCCATGATGATCTAGTAGTTACAACAGGTAAATCCGTACCGCTgtttgcgagttcaaacccgggcaaacATTATCACGTTGTTAATGCGTGATAATATATGCAACCACAAACCCGCTTTGGAGTCACGTGGAGTAATAAGCTTCGAATCTTATAGTACACTACTGGGTTAATTATTTGGGTTACTTGCTAGGTCTTCTCCGtcgaatctacattcagaaacCGCCAAGAGTCAAAGCGCTGCCAATCTTGGACTacgatgttatgttccttgtgccttgTGTATTCAAATCGGATCACAATATTACTAATTGCTGTTTACCAGTGGAATATATGATATGAGGTcatggtacctacacagatggGTTTGCACAGCTTTACCTCAAATTTCTTATTGGGTATTaagaatatcatttaaataaagtgttgTCCAGGTTATGTCGCTACAAGCAACAAACAGCTTTGTAATTTccaatgataattaatatttacttcaacTTGACCTCACGCCAGCGACTCCAATTGTTGTGTAATAATATTCAGTACAACAGTTGCTTCCGGGAAGATAATACCTATTTGATTTGTGCAATGTTAATAGCAATTGACATCTGAGTAAATAGAAATACTTAGTTTCACATGTGTTATGTATttacaatgattataattaCGGCATATGATTACCACGGTGGACTAGTAGCTAGAACAAGAGAGACTAAACTGGATATTGCGGGTTCATACCCGACTTAGCACCACTGAAAGTTCATATTCCTAATatgagtttttaattaattgcatgGACGTCGGTGAAGGTAAGGTAGGCGTTGTATGTAATTCTGTTACATGTATACACACCAATCAGCTAAAATTGGAGTAGGTTGGTGGATCAAACTCTA harbors:
- the LOC125070830 gene encoding all trans-polyprenyl-diphosphate synthase PDSS2-like — encoded protein: MSYAMIRHLRRTAILSQQIRVESTMTNLTQEDFVFRPPMAQWSKIIREAEKIVGYPTSFMNLRWLLSDEFANLAMHLRKIVGSNHPIMKTAKTVLYNEQNNLQPWGLIILLLSKAISPSTHSIQTTTLIEHQRMLAELTEMIRTGHYIHRGLLNIPVEEQDQKRDTSMFANKIAILIGDYLLVTANGMLARLRNQDLSYLISTALRDISEGEFFGPRDSQNMPLPGEPVNKNVDNFKINCDTIPLSVTDILGSPISEWTLRNMYNGGSLFGRGCEGAVLLAGKNVAEQKKAYLFGCHLCLAWQAASEISKFSTENQEPFSLVSAPVLFALNETPELYEKLKNVKTVTSIDFNDLKANISKTNAIEKTKRLYTENADKAKSYIEMFGDNESVNTIKRLINTI